One genomic window of Hymenobacter sp. J193 includes the following:
- a CDS encoding class I SAM-dependent methyltransferase: MLDRFSDQASLYARYRIDYPAALYEWLLLRVSGRSHAWDCATGNGQVALVLAGHFAQVTATDISAAQLAEAPRQPNITYQLAPAEHAPLADAAVDLVTVGQAVHWFEPGAFNREVLRVLRPGGVVAEWGYGLVQVSAGLDSLIRRFYAETMRPYWDENRWHIDDEYARLPFPFADVEYAHFTEARRWTAEHFLNYLRTWSSVVKYRKQHGQDAVLLLADELTKVWGPEEQEVRFQVFVRLGRKMPE, from the coding sequence ATGCTCGACCGTTTTTCCGATCAGGCCAGCCTCTACGCCCGCTACCGCATCGACTACCCAGCGGCTTTATACGAGTGGCTGCTGCTGCGCGTGTCGGGCCGGTCGCACGCCTGGGACTGCGCCACCGGTAACGGGCAGGTAGCCTTGGTGCTGGCCGGGCACTTTGCCCAGGTTACGGCCACCGACATCAGCGCCGCCCAGCTGGCCGAAGCGCCCCGGCAGCCCAACATCACCTACCAGCTGGCCCCGGCCGAGCACGCGCCGCTGGCTGATGCGGCCGTAGATTTGGTAACGGTAGGGCAGGCAGTGCATTGGTTTGAGCCTGGGGCATTCAACCGGGAAGTGCTGCGGGTGCTGCGCCCCGGCGGGGTGGTGGCCGAGTGGGGCTACGGGCTGGTGCAGGTAAGTGCCGGGCTGGATTCGCTCATCCGCCGGTTCTACGCCGAAACCATGCGCCCGTACTGGGACGAGAACCGCTGGCATATTGATGACGAGTACGCCCGCTTGCCCTTCCCGTTTGCCGACGTGGAATACGCCCATTTCACCGAGGCCCGCCGCTGGACGGCCGAGCATTTCCTGAACTACCTGCGCACCTGGTCGAGCGTGGTAAAATACCGGAAGCAGCACGGCCAGGACGCGGTGCTACTGCTGGCCGACGAGCTGACGAAAGTCTGGGGGCCGGAAGAGCAGGAAGTGCGGTTTCAGGTGTTCGTGCGGCTAGGCCGTAAAATGCCGGAGTAG
- a CDS encoding T9SS type A sorting domain-containing protein — protein sequence MKKLFLLFFLLRTATVLAQSPSVAKTNPQRVYMHYMPWFETPQTSDNRRWGLHWTMSNKNPNIIDPATGKRQIAAHYYPLIGPYASSDPNVIEYHLLLLKYAGVDGVLIDFYGNGGNDLPLLLRNTNALVPRTADVGLGFAVVFEDQFAATLADAKANMQYVGTNYFSRANYLQLDGKPLVLTFGPQKYQTPADWTQILGVLPTPPTFLPLWYESADAGANASGEFSWIYSDFLTGLTNFYKNRAPGLGVAGGVAYPGFDSFYAKGGWGGPTWVIPHNNGQTLKQTLDLATQYQSRLDFVQLATFNDFGEGTMLEPTQEFGFAALEQVQAFTGVAYTVAELKLVYQLYTLRKFHAGNTSAQATLDQAFQKFVALDVPAAASLLNSLGQPTPVRPASGSLRLQLYPNPAGSTLKLFYPAELKGGTVQVLDATGRIVITQPGHPSLDISGLASGTYRLVYSKGNTHLSQSFVK from the coding sequence ATGAAAAAGCTGTTTTTACTTTTTTTCTTACTGCGGACAGCTACGGTGCTGGCCCAATCACCTAGCGTAGCTAAAACCAATCCGCAGCGGGTATATATGCACTATATGCCCTGGTTCGAGACGCCCCAGACTTCTGATAACCGGAGGTGGGGCCTGCACTGGACCATGAGCAACAAGAATCCCAATATCATTGACCCAGCTACGGGCAAGCGGCAGATTGCCGCGCACTATTACCCGCTGATCGGTCCCTACGCCAGTTCCGACCCTAACGTAATAGAGTACCATTTGCTGCTGCTCAAATACGCGGGCGTAGACGGGGTGCTGATTGACTTTTACGGCAATGGCGGCAACGACCTGCCCCTGCTGCTGCGCAATACCAACGCGCTGGTACCGCGCACGGCCGATGTAGGCCTCGGCTTCGCGGTGGTGTTTGAGGATCAGTTTGCGGCCACGCTCGCCGATGCTAAGGCGAACATGCAGTACGTGGGCACTAACTACTTCTCGCGCGCCAACTACCTCCAGCTCGATGGTAAGCCGCTGGTCCTCACCTTCGGGCCGCAGAAATACCAGACGCCCGCCGACTGGACACAGATTCTGGGGGTGCTTCCTACGCCGCCCACGTTCTTGCCCCTGTGGTACGAATCGGCTGATGCCGGGGCCAATGCCTCGGGCGAGTTCAGCTGGATTTACTCGGATTTCCTGACTGGCCTCACCAACTTCTACAAGAACCGGGCGCCCGGCCTCGGCGTAGCGGGTGGCGTGGCCTACCCCGGCTTCGACAGCTTTTACGCTAAAGGCGGCTGGGGCGGACCCACCTGGGTGATTCCGCACAACAACGGCCAGACGCTCAAGCAAACCCTGGACCTGGCCACGCAGTACCAAAGCCGCCTGGACTTCGTGCAGCTGGCCACGTTCAACGACTTCGGGGAAGGCACCATGCTGGAGCCCACGCAGGAGTTTGGCTTCGCGGCCCTGGAGCAGGTACAGGCTTTCACGGGCGTAGCTTACACCGTAGCGGAACTGAAGCTGGTTTACCAGCTCTATACCCTGCGCAAGTTTCACGCGGGCAATACCAGCGCCCAAGCTACCCTGGACCAGGCCTTTCAGAAGTTTGTTGCCCTGGATGTGCCCGCCGCGGCCAGTCTACTCAACAGCCTGGGGCAGCCTACGCCCGTGCGCCCCGCCTCTGGTAGTCTGCGCCTGCAGCTTTACCCCAACCCCGCCGGTAGCACCCTGAAACTGTTTTATCCGGCTGAGCTGAAAGGCGGTACCGTGCAGGTACTGGATGCTACTGGCCGGATAGTGATTACCCAACCCGGCCACCCTAGTTTGGACATCAGTGGTCTGGCCTCCGGCACTTATCGGCTGGTGTACAGCAAAGGCAACACCCACCTGAGCCAGTCCTTTGTAAAGTAG
- a CDS encoding T9SS type A sorting domain-containing protein, giving the protein MKIFTQLLCAAALLTVSQQTAAQTLLDNFETTRLLSYPEAQGVLTQEAANPFKGTGNNSTSVAKFVRDVNSPYSTITIRPRNGKFADVSAYKSGAQKLTMKFLSPGPDLRVNLVMQDKDKVAYPAGNYAGLFFAVTTAAANTWETLTFTFEAPEGSFDPTVTAKDIDQIAMLIAPGATGAPAGATYYFDDFMGPATEAIPTSGMPPILLDDFETDRYVEYPVAQGVLTEKAPNPFKTAANNSASVAKFERSASDMYSTIAIRTKSGFFADVSDYASGAQKMTMKFLSPGPGTRVQLVLQNAATVAYPKGNYAGDFFATTTAAANTWETLTFDFTPGVANDTFDPTVKATDIDQIALLIAPGSQNNGATYYFDDLMGPALVTMPTANRGAQNATAAFAAVYPNPAAGITKLPYSLQKSAVVSLAVFDNLGRRVAMVVDRQQQPAGQFSAELNAARLAPGLYTCRLTVDGVALTRRLSVQ; this is encoded by the coding sequence ATGAAAATTTTTACCCAACTGCTGTGTGCCGCCGCCCTGCTGACTGTCAGCCAGCAAACCGCCGCCCAAACCCTGCTCGATAACTTCGAGACGACCCGCTTACTTTCCTACCCGGAGGCCCAGGGCGTCCTCACGCAGGAAGCAGCCAACCCTTTTAAAGGCACCGGCAATAACAGCACCTCGGTGGCCAAGTTTGTGCGGGATGTCAACTCCCCGTACTCTACTATCACCATCCGGCCCAGAAACGGCAAGTTTGCCGATGTGTCGGCGTACAAATCCGGCGCGCAGAAGCTTACGATGAAGTTTCTGAGCCCCGGCCCCGATTTGCGGGTAAACCTGGTAATGCAGGATAAAGACAAAGTAGCTTATCCGGCAGGCAATTACGCCGGCCTGTTCTTTGCCGTTACCACGGCAGCGGCCAACACCTGGGAGACACTTACCTTCACCTTTGAAGCGCCCGAAGGCTCCTTCGACCCAACCGTCACGGCCAAAGACATCGACCAGATTGCCATGCTCATTGCGCCCGGCGCCACGGGAGCCCCGGCCGGTGCTACCTACTACTTCGATGATTTTATGGGCCCGGCTACAGAGGCCATTCCCACCAGCGGTATGCCCCCTATTCTGCTAGATGACTTCGAAACAGACCGCTACGTGGAATACCCGGTGGCCCAGGGCGTGCTCACGGAAAAAGCCCCCAACCCGTTCAAAACCGCGGCTAATAACAGTGCTTCGGTAGCAAAATTCGAGCGTTCGGCCTCCGATATGTATTCTACCATTGCCATCCGTACCAAGAGCGGCTTTTTCGCCGATGTATCGGACTATGCCAGTGGCGCGCAGAAAATGACGATGAAATTCCTCAGCCCCGGCCCCGGCACCCGGGTACAACTGGTGCTCCAGAATGCCGCTACGGTAGCGTATCCGAAGGGCAACTACGCCGGTGACTTCTTCGCCACCACCACGGCGGCCGCTAACACCTGGGAAACCCTGACGTTTGACTTCACCCCCGGGGTTGCTAATGACACGTTCGACCCAACTGTAAAAGCCACCGACATTGACCAGATTGCCCTGCTGATTGCCCCCGGCTCCCAGAACAACGGTGCCACCTACTACTTCGACGACCTGATGGGTCCGGCCCTCGTGACGATGCCTACCGCGAACCGTGGCGCCCAGAACGCCACGGCTGCCTTCGCTGCTGTGTACCCCAACCCTGCTGCCGGCATCACCAAGCTGCCCTACAGCCTGCAGAAATCGGCCGTGGTGAGCTTGGCCGTATTCGACAACCTAGGCCGCCGTGTGGCTATGGTAGTTGACCGGCAGCAACAGCCCGCCGGCCAGTTCTCCGCCGAGCTGAACGCTGCTCGTCTGGCCCCCGGCCTCTATACCTGCCGCCTGACGGTAGATGGCGTAGCCCTTACCCGTCGGCTGAGCGTGCAGTAA
- a CDS encoding Gfo/Idh/MocA family oxidoreductase: MSLPISTGLLAYGMSGRVFHAPFLAAHPGFQLQAVVERTRKEAAATYPAVQSYNSVAELLADDTLELVVVNTPNFTHFDLARQALEAGKHVLLEKPVTATLAELDVLLALAEKQGKLLLAYQNRRWDADFQLVRQVVESGRLGQLTEAHFRFDRFKPGLNPKVFKEDPIVPASGFHYDLGAHVLDEALSLFGRPEQVQVAQASQRPGSRVVDFFHAHLTYAAGLQVFVTVSLLAAAPVPAYVLHGTQGSFQKRRADVQETQLAAGMLPTDETYGWEPAEAAGQLTLAEANGQLSTTTLEAPRGSYPALFEAAYQAIRHGQPYPVRAEELRWQLEILEQTVRPAHG, translated from the coding sequence ATGTCTCTTCCAATTTCCACCGGGCTGCTGGCCTATGGCATGTCGGGCCGGGTGTTTCATGCGCCGTTCCTGGCCGCGCACCCCGGCTTCCAGCTGCAGGCCGTGGTAGAACGCACCCGCAAGGAAGCTGCCGCCACTTACCCCGCGGTGCAGAGCTATAATAGCGTGGCCGAGCTGCTGGCCGATGATACGCTGGAGCTGGTGGTAGTGAATACGCCCAACTTCACCCACTTCGACCTGGCCCGGCAGGCCCTGGAAGCCGGCAAGCATGTGCTGCTGGAAAAGCCCGTTACGGCTACCCTGGCCGAGCTGGATGTGCTGCTGGCGCTGGCCGAGAAACAGGGCAAACTGCTGTTGGCTTACCAGAACCGCCGCTGGGACGCCGACTTTCAGCTGGTGCGGCAAGTGGTGGAAAGCGGCCGGCTGGGCCAGCTCACGGAGGCGCACTTCCGCTTCGACCGGTTCAAGCCCGGCCTTAACCCCAAGGTGTTCAAAGAAGACCCCATCGTGCCCGCCAGCGGCTTCCACTACGACCTGGGCGCCCACGTGCTGGATGAGGCTCTGAGCCTGTTTGGCCGCCCCGAGCAGGTGCAGGTGGCCCAGGCCAGCCAGCGCCCCGGCTCCCGCGTGGTCGATTTTTTTCACGCCCACCTCACCTATGCTGCCGGCCTGCAGGTATTCGTGACGGTGAGCTTGCTGGCTGCGGCGCCGGTGCCCGCCTACGTGCTGCACGGCACCCAGGGCTCCTTCCAGAAGCGCCGCGCCGACGTGCAGGAAACTCAGCTGGCCGCCGGCATGCTGCCCACCGACGAAACCTATGGCTGGGAACCCGCCGAGGCGGCTGGTCAGCTGACGTTGGCGGAGGCAAACGGGCAGCTTTCCACCACCACTCTGGAGGCCCCGCGCGGCAGCTATCCAGCCCTTTTTGAGGCCGCATACCAAGCTATCCGCCACGGGCAGCCGTATCCCGTGCGGGCCGAGGAGCTGCGCTGGCAGCTGGAAATTCTGGAGCAAACCGTACGGCCGGCCCACGGCTGA